In a single window of the Brachionichthys hirsutus isolate HB-005 chromosome 18, CSIRO-AGI_Bhir_v1, whole genome shotgun sequence genome:
- the ahsa1b gene encoding activator of 90 kDa heat shock protein ATPase homolog 1b: MAKWGEGDPRWIVEERADATNVNNWHWTERDATNWSSDKLRSLLLGLTVASDEGSCEVTEVSKLEGEASINNRKGKLIFFYEWNLKAAWTGTSKTGMEYKGTFDVPNLSDENDMEDLDISVSLHKDEPETPLKNLMRTKGAERIRKALDSYVESLKTEFTQGMILPTTNGEAPPCSSLQSKAEPNKTQISSPSGTAAPVRTGIRIPTCKFSMRETFQASPTELYRVFLRQEMIQAFTNAPATVEAEKGGKFRLLDGNIIGEFTELLPDQKLVMKWRYNNWPCEHYATVTMTFLDRSSETELKVECRGVPDSEEERTQDGWKRYYFAAIKQTFGYGARLF, encoded by the exons ATGGCAAAGTGGGGGGAAGGAGACCCTCGCTGGATCGTAGAAGAGAGAGCCGATGCGACTAATGTCAACAACTGGCACTG GACTGAACGAGATGCAACAAACTGGTCATCAGATAAATTGAGGTCCCTGCTTCTCGGCCTGACCGTGGCGAGTGACGAGGGGAGCTGCGAGGTCACAGAGGTCAGCAAGTTGGAAGGAGAGGCCTCGATTAATAACCGGAAAGGGAAACTTATTTTCTTCTATGAATGGAACCTGAAAGCTGCTTGGACAG GAACATCAAAGACAGGAATGGAATATAAAGGGACTTTTGATGTTCCGAACCTATCGGATGAGAACGACATGGAGGATCTGGAT ATCTCCGTATCGCTGCATAAAGATGAACCTGAAACGCCCCTGAAGAACCTGATGAGGACGAAAGGAGCAGAGCGGATCCGTAAAGCTCTGGACAGCTACGTTGAGTCCTTGAAGACAG agtTCACGCAGGGAATGATCCTTCCGACCACCAACGGTGAGGCTCCGCCTTGTTCCTCGCTCCAGTCCAAGGCGGAGCCCAATAAAACTCAG ATTTCGTCCCCGAGCGGCACGGCTGCTCCCGTCAGAACGGGTATCAGGATCCCTACCTGCAAATTCAGCATGAGAGAGACCTTCCAGGCGTCGCCCACGGAGCTCTACAGAGTCTTTCTCAGGCAGGAG ATGATCCAGGCGTTCACAAACGCTCCAGCGACTGTAGAAGCAGAGAAAGGCGGAAAGTTTCGTCTCCTCGACGGAAACATCATCGGTGAATTCACAGAGCTG ctgccggACCAGAAACTAGTCATGAAGTGGAGGTACAACAACTGGCCCTGCG AGCACTACGCCACCGTCACAATGACCTTCTTGGACCGGAGCAGCGAGACGGAGCTGAAGGTGGAGTGTCGCGGCGTCCCGGACAGCGAGGAGGAACGGACGCAGGACGGCTGGAAGAGATACTACTTTGCGGCTATTAAACAGACTTTTGGATACGGAGCCCGACTCTTCTGA